From Chloracidobacterium sp. N, the proteins below share one genomic window:
- a CDS encoding TonB-dependent receptor codes for MMADRRVRLGWAVLWMLLLGCGAAAQSTLARLTGSVVDGERLPVAGATVVVHDTRRNVVREVTTDAQGRYVFTALEPATYRVAARHPTAGAAVEMLITLQLGEQRDALLVLVPTPTFDAEVRADTTAIETTSAGQSRTVDERSIQALPLSGRNFVDLVKLSPGVTPGRENVGGGPFKEPDIGVGAAAAPRIAFGGQTELNTLVQLDGLDHIQTVTGLPRATPPTEAVAAFRVSNATFESEYGRSLGGFVNILTKSGTNDLHGSLYGYGIHDALSARPLLTGSQWVLRQFQYGATLGGPLRRDRWFFLTSYEGQRRAESNRFSQVILSNLEAINAVRRHYGLTPETADQIRTGDYDLGFGRVDWRPNDRHTLAVRLNALAGTARGFLGGGGRASPASTTARDNRTTDVTVSATYTAVLTPTRVGEVRGQWARRDFTFRPRFAEPALELPNLIVMGKSTSDVDDYREDRLQLAGVLTQLKGAHTVKVGGDWSRLDDTARWDLFFPARIIFGGLLPAFLNRTPDGQPNPQPSTFWFPFVTGATTAPPVPFPFTRAVPEALRPNVTTQLVHAHYGLFGQDQWQAASSLTVTFGLRYDVETYPRRFFDRRDRNNFQPRVGVAWAVGRGVVRAGYGVFTDRIASSVGQVIFGAEWISRGDVPTAPQVFADVARFAGRFRQATISGPPSATSPIGAARATDIFLRGTASAPAGYGVPVGQPLPPGTLPLPTAESGATASFADNLSRRLRNPYAQHFTLGAEYPWWGVVWSAAYLRVLALKLPGHTGNLNAFQTGMLPTGKPILASRRFAELGHFFVTDNLGASGYHGGFFMARRTWHRGWSLSVAHTWSKTLTTVDAVNNLADYPEGLTLERFLSRQHATHRLAATVAGEAPRPTGWLGGWQGAVVIALESGRPFNVFAGGDFNGDGNPNSDRPGLLPRNSFRGPGFATVDVRLGRRFRLSEHSGLEVTLDAFNVANRVNIRDLNLAYGGTSLAVPPNPLLQFGAPRDVFGARQLQLGVKLRF; via the coding sequence ATGATGGCTGACCGCCGGGTGCGTCTTGGCTGGGCCGTCCTGTGGATGCTGCTGTTGGGTTGCGGCGCAGCAGCCCAGTCAACGCTCGCCCGGCTGACCGGCAGTGTTGTGGATGGCGAGCGTTTGCCGGTCGCCGGCGCAACCGTGGTGGTTCACGATACGCGGCGCAACGTCGTTCGGGAAGTGACAACCGATGCGCAGGGGCGGTACGTCTTCACGGCGCTTGAACCGGCGACGTACCGGGTGGCAGCGCGCCATCCCACGGCGGGGGCGGCCGTCGAGATGCTCATCACCCTGCAACTGGGGGAGCAGCGGGACGCCCTGCTGGTGCTCGTGCCCACGCCGACGTTCGACGCCGAAGTGCGGGCCGACACGACGGCCATCGAGACGACCAGCGCCGGGCAGAGTCGCACCGTGGATGAGCGGAGCATCCAGGCGCTGCCGCTGTCCGGCCGCAACTTCGTGGACCTGGTGAAACTCTCGCCCGGCGTCACGCCCGGCCGCGAAAACGTGGGCGGCGGGCCGTTCAAGGAGCCGGACATCGGTGTTGGCGCGGCCGCCGCGCCGCGCATTGCCTTTGGCGGCCAGACCGAACTCAACACGCTTGTGCAGCTTGATGGCCTTGACCATATCCAGACCGTCACGGGCCTGCCACGGGCAACCCCGCCGACCGAGGCTGTTGCGGCCTTTCGGGTGAGCAATGCCACGTTTGAAAGTGAGTACGGGCGCTCGCTGGGCGGTTTTGTCAACATCCTGACGAAATCCGGCACCAATGACCTTCACGGCAGCCTTTACGGCTATGGCATCCACGACGCGCTCAGCGCCCGTCCGCTGCTGACCGGCTCGCAGTGGGTGCTGCGCCAGTTCCAGTACGGCGCCACGCTTGGCGGGCCGCTGCGCCGGGACCGCTGGTTTTTCCTGACCAGCTACGAAGGGCAGCGCCGGGCGGAATCGAACCGGTTTTCGCAGGTCATCCTGTCGAATCTCGAAGCCATCAATGCCGTCCGGCGACACTACGGCCTGACGCCGGAAACGGCCGATCAGATACGAACCGGGGACTACGATCTGGGCTTTGGGCGCGTGGACTGGCGCCCGAACGACCGCCATACGCTGGCCGTGCGGCTGAATGCGCTGGCCGGCACGGCGCGCGGTTTTCTGGGCGGCGGCGGCCGGGCCTCACCGGCTTCGACGACCGCCCGCGACAACCGGACGACGGATGTGACCGTCAGCGCCACCTACACGGCGGTGCTGACGCCGACGCGCGTCGGCGAAGTACGCGGGCAGTGGGCGCGCCGTGACTTCACCTTTCGCCCGCGTTTTGCCGAACCGGCGCTGGAGCTGCCCAACCTGATCGTCATGGGCAAAAGCACGTCCGACGTGGATGACTACCGCGAAGACCGGCTTCAACTCGCCGGGGTACTGACGCAGTTGAAGGGCGCGCACACCGTCAAGGTCGGCGGAGACTGGTCGCGGCTGGACGACACCGCGCGGTGGGATTTGTTCTTTCCGGCGCGCATCATTTTTGGCGGACTGCTCCCGGCGTTTCTCAACCGCACGCCCGACGGGCAGCCAAATCCGCAGCCGAGCACCTTCTGGTTTCCCTTCGTGACGGGCGCAACGACGGCGCCGCCAGTGCCCTTTCCCTTTACACGCGCCGTGCCAGAAGCCCTGCGGCCGAATGTCACCACGCAGCTTGTCCACGCGCATTACGGCCTGTTTGGGCAGGATCAGTGGCAGGCCGCGTCGTCGCTGACCGTCACCTTCGGTCTCCGGTACGACGTGGAAACCTATCCCCGCCGGTTTTTTGACCGGCGTGACCGCAACAACTTCCAGCCACGGGTGGGGGTGGCATGGGCCGTGGGGCGCGGTGTCGTCCGGGCGGGCTACGGGGTGTTCACGGACCGGATAGCGTCCAGTGTCGGGCAGGTCATCTTTGGCGCGGAATGGATTTCACGCGGCGACGTACCCACCGCGCCCCAGGTCTTTGCCGATGTGGCCCGCTTTGCCGGACGTTTCCGGCAGGCGACGATCAGCGGCCCGCCTTCGGCCACCTCGCCGATTGGGGCCGCGCGGGCAACCGATATTTTTCTGCGCGGAACGGCCAGCGCGCCGGCTGGCTATGGCGTACCGGTCGGGCAGCCATTGCCGCCGGGCACCCTGCCGCTGCCAACAGCGGAAAGCGGTGCTACGGCCAGTTTTGCCGACAACCTCAGCCGCCGGCTGCGCAATCCCTACGCTCAGCACTTCACGCTGGGCGCGGAGTATCCGTGGTGGGGGGTGGTGTGGTCGGCGGCGTACCTGCGCGTGCTGGCGCTGAAACTGCCAGGCCACACCGGCAACCTCAATGCCTTTCAGACGGGCATGCTGCCGACGGGCAAGCCCATTCTGGCCAGCCGCCGGTTTGCCGAACTGGGGCACTTTTTTGTCACCGACAACCTTGGCGCAAGTGGCTACCACGGCGGCTTTTTTATGGCCCGCCGCACCTGGCACCGGGGCTGGTCGTTGTCCGTGGCGCATACGTGGTCGAAAACGCTGACGACGGTGGATGCCGTCAACAATCTGGCCGACTATCCCGAAGGACTCACGCTGGAGCGGTTTCTGTCGCGCCAGCATGCGACGCATCGCCTGGCCGCGACCGTTGCCGGAGAAGCGCCACGCCCGACCGGATGGCTGGGCGGCTGGCAGGGAGCCGTCGTCATCGCGCTGGAAAGCGGGCGTCCGTTCAACGTTTTTGCTGGAGGAGACTTCAACGGCGATGGCAATCCCAACAGTGACCGTCCGGGGCTGCTTCCGCGCAACAGCTTTCGGGGTCCGGGATTCGCCACGGTGGATGTCCGCCTTGGCCGCCGCTTCCGGCTGAGTGAGCACAGCGGATTGGAAGTGACACTCGATGCATTCAACGTGGCGAACCGGGTCAACATCCGCGACCTGAATCTGGCTTATGGAGGAACCAGTCTCGCTGTGCCGCCGAACCCACTGTTGCAGTTCGGCGCTCCGCGCGATGTGTTTGGGGCACGGCAGCTTCAATTAGGCGTCAAACTACGGTTTTAA
- a CDS encoding glycosyltransferase: MVQRAGLSILIPNWNHRFALPRAVRSALDGLRRLQAQGVAGELLVVDDASRDGSQKYLFNLAAHYPDVAVRVVWLPRNVGLGAARNTGLTHAAYRHACLLDADNALEPANLWLFYRAALETGAALTYGNLFVLGNTQPDVLSNEPLQARVYRQNYVDNFALLDIPAALAAGGYQTTRGLLEDWELMMRLLARGALIVFVPAVLGYYHRLSGGLHTLAPETLIQRLRRIFDQNELRSREGRLLGRMYHPDVGWLA, translated from the coding sequence ATGGTCCAGCGTGCCGGGTTGTCCATTCTCATCCCCAACTGGAACCATCGTTTCGCTTTGCCCCGCGCTGTACGTTCGGCGCTGGACGGCTTGCGCCGCCTTCAGGCGCAGGGCGTCGCCGGCGAGCTGCTCGTCGTGGATGATGCCTCCCGCGATGGCTCGCAGAAGTACCTGTTCAACCTTGCGGCGCACTATCCCGATGTGGCCGTACGGGTCGTCTGGCTGCCGCGCAACGTCGGGCTGGGCGCGGCCCGCAACACGGGGCTGACCCACGCCGCCTACCGCCACGCCTGCCTGCTCGATGCCGACAATGCTCTGGAACCCGCCAACCTGTGGCTGTTTTACCGCGCGGCGCTGGAAACCGGAGCGGCGCTGACCTACGGCAACCTGTTCGTGCTGGGCAATACCCAACCCGATGTGCTTTCCAACGAGCCGCTTCAGGCGCGGGTCTATCGGCAAAACTACGTGGACAACTTTGCCCTGCTCGACATCCCGGCGGCGCTGGCGGCCGGTGGCTACCAGACGACGCGCGGCCTGCTGGAAGACTGGGAGCTGATGATGCGCCTGCTGGCGCGCGGTGCGCTGATCGTGTTTGTGCCGGCCGTGCTGGGGTACTACCACCGCCTGTCCGGCGGCCTGCATACCCTTGCCCCGGAGACGCTTATCCAGCGGCTGCGCCGGATATTTGACCAGAACGAACTCCGCAGCCGGGAAGGCCGCCTGCTGGGACGGATGTATCACCCTGACGTTGGATGGCTGGCATGA
- a CDS encoding glycosyltransferase family A protein, with protein sequence MTHPWNANGVTIGMANWNHRLFLPRSVASARRALHSLAACGVPGELIIVDDASRDGSVEWLAQAQATLTDITLRVGFGQSQQGPAAVRNRILHLARYRYVCWLDADNELQGNNLFLFYRAIRETGAAVVYGNLIVREAGRITGLYSNVAYRSSIFQNNEVDLCSLWDAAQLRQCGGFQVEPVINSIEEDWELFLRLASDDRLIVFVPAVFGTYYVRPQSLSYGLKASNTGVRRMHDHQRHRSLEGRTLGRVYHPDIGWLL encoded by the coding sequence ATGACGCACCCGTGGAACGCCAATGGCGTCACTATCGGCATGGCGAACTGGAACCACCGGCTGTTTCTGCCGCGCAGCGTGGCTTCCGCCCGCCGTGCGCTTCACAGTCTGGCCGCCTGTGGCGTCCCCGGCGAACTCATCATTGTGGATGATGCTTCACGGGATGGCTCGGTGGAATGGCTGGCGCAGGCGCAGGCAACCCTCACGGACATCACCCTGCGGGTTGGCTTTGGTCAGAGCCAGCAGGGCCCGGCCGCCGTGCGCAACCGCATCCTGCATCTGGCCCGCTACCGGTATGTGTGCTGGCTCGATGCCGACAATGAGCTTCAGGGCAACAACCTGTTTCTGTTTTACCGTGCCATCCGGGAAACCGGAGCGGCCGTTGTCTATGGCAACCTCATTGTGCGCGAAGCCGGACGGATCACGGGCCTGTACTCCAACGTGGCCTACCGGTCGTCCATCTTTCAGAACAATGAGGTTGACCTGTGCAGCCTGTGGGACGCCGCCCAGCTCCGGCAGTGCGGCGGCTTTCAGGTCGAACCCGTCATCAATAGCATCGAGGAGGACTGGGAGCTGTTTTTGCGCCTGGCCAGCGACGACAGGCTGATCGTGTTTGTTCCGGCCGTGTTCGGGACGTACTACGTCCGCCCCCAGTCGTTGTCCTATGGACTCAAGGCTTCCAACACGGGCGTCCGGCGCATGCACGATCACCAGCGCCACCGCAGCCTGGAAGGGCGCACGCTGGGGCGGGTCTATCATCCCGACATTGGCTGGCTGTTGTAG
- a CDS encoding mechanosensitive ion channel family protein: MILALVDPLWTRLIQFFRTSYIELLIVLAWATLIWVFVLLLSHSIRALVRRVAAELEPYYNALRHPVRAFLWLLVLPLGMEFIELPRSVQNRIEAGFKVTLTLVALWLGFELVAVATEFALQRLAADDGTDEQRRRSAATRLAILQRLIQVGIIVVGAALFLMQFQVVRTIGVSLLASAGLVGVVVGIAAQKTIGNFVAGIQIAVTQPIRVGDTVIVENEYGQIEELTFTFVVVRLWDKRQLILPVSYFLERPFQNWTRYTPELIGAVFVQADFGVPVDAMRAELQRLCEADPNWNGQVCRLIVSDVNERSIVVRATVSADEPAKLFDLRVAVREGLVRWLATTEDGRYLPRIRQADLL, from the coding sequence ATGATACTGGCTCTGGTCGATCCGCTCTGGACGCGCCTCATCCAGTTCTTTCGTACGTCCTACATCGAATTGCTCATTGTGCTGGCGTGGGCGACGCTCATCTGGGTGTTCGTCCTGCTGCTTAGCCACAGCATCCGGGCGCTCGTGCGCCGGGTGGCAGCGGAGCTGGAGCCATATTACAACGCGCTGCGCCATCCGGTGCGGGCGTTCCTGTGGCTGCTGGTGTTGCCGTTGGGGATGGAGTTCATCGAACTGCCCCGGTCGGTTCAGAACCGCATTGAAGCCGGTTTCAAGGTGACGCTGACACTGGTCGCCCTCTGGCTGGGCTTTGAGCTGGTGGCCGTGGCAACGGAGTTTGCCCTGCAGCGCCTGGCGGCAGACGACGGCACGGATGAACAACGGCGCCGCTCGGCGGCGACCCGGCTGGCGATTCTGCAGCGGCTTATCCAGGTGGGCATCATCGTCGTCGGCGCGGCGCTGTTTCTGATGCAGTTTCAGGTTGTCCGTACGATTGGGGTTTCGCTGCTGGCCTCGGCCGGTCTCGTGGGTGTTGTGGTCGGTATTGCCGCCCAGAAGACGATTGGGAACTTCGTCGCCGGCATCCAGATTGCCGTCACACAGCCCATCCGGGTCGGCGACACGGTCATCGTCGAAAACGAGTACGGCCAGATCGAGGAACTTACCTTTACGTTCGTTGTCGTCCGGCTGTGGGACAAGCGGCAGCTTATTCTGCCGGTGTCGTACTTTCTCGAACGGCCCTTCCAGAACTGGACGCGCTACACGCCGGAACTCATCGGCGCCGTGTTTGTGCAGGCGGATTTCGGCGTCCCCGTGGACGCCATGCGGGCGGAGTTGCAACGGCTCTGTGAAGCGGACCCGAATTGGAACGGACAGGTCTGCCGGTTGATTGTCAGCGATGTCAACGAGCGTTCCATCGTCGTGCGCGCCACCGTATCCGCTGATGAGCCGGCCAAGCTCTTTGACCTGCGCGTGGCCGTTCGGGAAGGTCTCGTCCGCTGGCTGGCGACAACCGAAGACGGTCGTTACCTGCCGCGCATCCGGCAGGCGGACCTGCTGTGA
- the mqnC gene encoding cyclic dehypoxanthinyl futalosine synthase encodes MTDVSAQLERLYCGERPPAEVWLEVIYRAPLDELLYWADRLRADWHPDNVVTYVIDRNINYSNICTSVCTFCAFYRKPGDPEGYVHDYETLFRKVEETLALGGSGILMQGGLHPDLKLEWYEELLRQFKARYPIHLHCFSPPEILNFARVNRLSVREVLQRLRAAGLDSIPGGGGEILVDEIRMRRRTECNSQEWLAIMETAHELGIPTTATMMYGMGETDAHRLEHLRKIHELQARTGGFIAFIPWTLQPDSVPIGKVFPDRIAPDIYLRWFAAARLYLRNIPNLQVSWLTQGFDVARRALRGGANDMGSIMIEENVVSAAGAKYRADEARLVQVIREAGFVPCKRNAAYRRLETPAAAEAVA; translated from the coding sequence ATGACTGATGTTTCCGCCCAGCTTGAACGCCTGTACTGTGGGGAGCGCCCGCCGGCCGAGGTCTGGCTGGAGGTGATTTACCGCGCGCCGCTCGATGAGTTGTTGTATTGGGCCGACCGCCTGCGGGCTGACTGGCACCCGGATAACGTCGTGACCTATGTCATTGACCGGAATATCAACTACTCGAACATCTGCACGTCGGTGTGCACGTTCTGCGCCTTTTACCGCAAGCCGGGCGACCCGGAAGGGTATGTCCACGACTACGAAACGCTGTTTCGCAAGGTGGAGGAAACGCTGGCGCTTGGCGGCAGCGGCATCCTCATGCAGGGCGGCCTGCATCCCGACCTCAAGCTGGAGTGGTACGAAGAACTGCTGCGCCAGTTCAAGGCGCGCTATCCCATTCACCTGCACTGTTTCTCGCCGCCTGAGATTCTGAACTTCGCGCGGGTCAACCGGCTTTCCGTGCGTGAGGTGTTGCAGCGGCTGCGTGCGGCCGGGCTGGATTCGATTCCGGGCGGCGGCGGCGAAATCCTCGTGGACGAAATTCGCATGCGCCGCCGGACGGAGTGCAACAGCCAGGAATGGCTTGCGATTATGGAAACGGCCCACGAGTTGGGCATCCCGACCACGGCCACGATGATGTACGGCATGGGTGAAACCGACGCACACCGGCTGGAGCATCTGCGCAAAATCCATGAACTCCAGGCGCGGACCGGTGGTTTCATCGCCTTCATTCCCTGGACGCTCCAGCCGGATTCCGTGCCCATCGGCAAGGTATTTCCAGACCGCATCGCGCCGGACATCTACCTGCGGTGGTTTGCGGCGGCGCGGCTGTACCTGCGCAACATTCCCAACCTGCAGGTGTCGTGGCTGACGCAGGGGTTTGACGTGGCGCGGCGTGCCCTGCGTGGTGGGGCCAACGACATGGGCAGCATCATGATCGAGGAAAATGTCGTCTCGGCGGCCGGCGCCAAGTATCGCGCCGACGAAGCCCGGCTGGTGCAGGTCATTCGGGAAGCCGGTTTCGTCCCCTGCAAACGCAATGCGGCCTACCGCCGGCTGGAAACTCCGGCCGCGGCAGAAGCTGTCGCATAG
- a CDS encoding NAD(P)/FAD-dependent oxidoreductase, with translation MTEHFDIVIIGAGSGGLTAAGFAAQLGARVALVEKHRIGGDCTWTGCVPSKALLKAAKVAHEVRQAGHYGIVAEPPRTDMAQVRAYVRSVIDEIYAHEAPDELRRSGIDVILAPGRFLDAQTLAAGERTLTARYFLICTGAHPVRPDLAGLDEVPFLTYETIFDLDELPRRMIVVGGGPIGCEMAQAFQRLGAQVILVAERLLPKEEPEVSQTLRTVFEREGMQFIPGRARAASRQHGTIRVESEAGTAEGDLLFIATGRRPNIAGLDLDRAGVQADARGIPVDTSLRTNVKHIFAAGDVLGGHQFTHFAGWQAFLAVRNALLLGSTTGFTDIVPWVTFTDPEVAHVGMTEAQARARYGDTLKVSRWKMSRTDRAVCDADTDGFLKVISRSDGTLLGATMVAPRAGEAITEFTLALNHRLKVTDVANAIHAYPTYSTAAQQLAAGVAVENFLTGTAGKVIQSLSKIMR, from the coding sequence ATGACCGAACACTTTGACATCGTCATCATCGGGGCCGGCTCCGGCGGGTTGACCGCAGCCGGTTTTGCGGCGCAGCTTGGGGCCAGGGTGGCCTTGGTCGAAAAGCACCGCATCGGCGGAGACTGCACCTGGACGGGCTGTGTTCCGAGCAAAGCCCTGCTCAAGGCAGCCAAAGTGGCCCACGAAGTGCGCCAGGCCGGGCACTACGGCATTGTCGCCGAACCGCCCCGAACGGATATGGCGCAGGTGCGGGCCTATGTGCGGAGTGTCATTGATGAGATTTACGCCCATGAAGCGCCGGATGAGCTGCGGCGCAGCGGGATTGACGTCATTCTGGCGCCGGGGCGCTTTCTGGACGCCCAAACCCTGGCGGCTGGCGAGCGCACCCTGACGGCCCGGTATTTTCTCATCTGCACCGGCGCGCATCCCGTCCGCCCTGATCTGGCCGGGCTGGACGAGGTGCCATTTCTCACCTACGAAACCATTTTCGACCTCGATGAACTTCCCCGGCGGATGATCGTCGTTGGCGGCGGGCCGATTGGCTGCGAAATGGCGCAGGCGTTCCAGCGGCTGGGCGCGCAGGTCATCCTTGTTGCAGAACGGCTGCTGCCGAAAGAAGAACCCGAAGTCAGCCAGACGCTTAGAACGGTCTTCGAGCGGGAGGGCATGCAGTTCATCCCCGGCCGGGCGCGGGCCGCGAGCCGGCAGCACGGAACCATCCGCGTGGAAAGTGAAGCCGGCACGGCCGAAGGCGACCTGCTGTTCATTGCTACCGGCCGGCGTCCCAACATCGCGGGTCTTGATCTGGACCGGGCCGGCGTTCAGGCCGATGCCCGTGGCATTCCGGTGGACACAAGTCTGCGCACCAACGTCAAACACATTTTTGCGGCCGGCGATGTGCTGGGCGGACACCAGTTCACGCACTTTGCTGGCTGGCAGGCGTTCCTGGCCGTACGCAATGCGCTTCTGCTCGGCAGCACGACCGGGTTTACGGACATTGTGCCCTGGGTGACGTTCACCGACCCGGAAGTGGCCCACGTCGGGATGACCGAAGCCCAGGCCCGCGCCCGGTATGGAGACACCCTCAAGGTCAGCCGGTGGAAGATGAGCCGCACCGACCGGGCCGTGTGCGACGCCGACACGGATGGCTTTCTCAAGGTCATCTCGCGCAGCGATGGCACACTGCTGGGCGCGACGATGGTGGCCCCGCGCGCCGGAGAAGCCATTACGGAGTTCACCCTGGCGCTCAACCACCGGCTCAAGGTGACGGATGTGGCCAACGCCATCCATGCCTATCCGACCTACTCAACGGCGGCACAGCAACTGGCCGCCGGCGTAGCGGTCGAAAACTTCCTTACCGGCACGGCCGGCAAGGTCATCCAGAGCCTGTCGAAAATCATGCGCTGA
- a CDS encoding radical SAM protein: MSDTTTVPECSPATDAVPSAAEPPRKRDANYVFLELTRSICPECTKVVDAHIIVRDNKVFMRKRCDCERARGKLYESLIYSDAQAYITNVRYNKPGTIPLHFNSEVVAGCPHDCGLCPDHQQHTCLGIIEVNSVCNMDCPLCFAEAGPGFSLTLEEVRSILDDFVRAEGRAEVVQFSGGEPTVHPQILDFLREAQKRPINLIMLNTNGKRIARDDAFLDELAEIQPALYFQFDGFDRETYRIIRGEPDILEEKIRALDRLADKGLTAVLVPAIERGVNDHEVGRIVQFAMEHPAVRGVNFQPAFHAGRHMEHDPLQRMTIPDILSLIETQTDGLFRKSDFVPVPCCFPTCNSVTYAFVENGTVTPLPRVVNVYDYLDYITNKVMPDYSAEIKIALEGLWSSSTAPGTAKSARDLQMSCQACGFESLSIGEIADKMKMIMLQDFMDPYTFNQKNLMKCCKEFLLPGGKQVPFCAYNTIGYRQQAREQLEALEWERKLARKEGKPFQVRPITFSFSEEPKA, encoded by the coding sequence ATGAGCGACACCACGACCGTTCCTGAATGTTCACCTGCCACGGACGCTGTCCCGTCTGCCGCAGAGCCGCCGCGCAAGCGGGATGCCAACTATGTGTTTTTGGAACTCACCCGCAGCATCTGCCCCGAATGCACCAAGGTGGTGGATGCCCACATCATCGTCCGCGACAACAAGGTGTTCATGCGCAAACGCTGCGACTGTGAACGTGCCAGAGGGAAACTCTACGAATCGCTGATTTACAGTGACGCGCAGGCGTATATCACCAACGTGCGCTACAACAAGCCCGGCACCATCCCGCTGCACTTCAACAGTGAAGTCGTGGCGGGCTGTCCGCACGACTGCGGGCTGTGCCCTGACCACCAGCAGCACACCTGTCTGGGCATCATCGAAGTCAACAGCGTCTGCAACATGGATTGTCCGCTGTGCTTTGCCGAGGCCGGGCCGGGCTTCAGCCTCACGCTCGAAGAAGTCCGGTCCATTCTGGATGATTTCGTCCGGGCGGAAGGCCGCGCCGAGGTGGTGCAGTTTTCCGGCGGTGAGCCGACAGTGCATCCGCAGATTCTGGACTTTCTGCGCGAGGCCCAGAAGCGCCCCATCAACCTCATCATGCTCAACACGAACGGCAAGCGCATCGCCCGCGACGACGCCTTCCTTGACGAACTGGCGGAGATTCAACCGGCGCTGTACTTCCAGTTCGACGGTTTTGACCGTGAGACCTACCGCATCATTCGGGGTGAGCCGGATATTCTCGAAGAAAAAATCCGCGCCCTCGACCGCCTGGCAGACAAGGGACTGACGGCCGTTCTCGTGCCGGCCATCGAGCGCGGCGTCAACGACCACGAAGTCGGGCGCATCGTCCAATTCGCCATGGAGCACCCGGCGGTGCGCGGCGTCAACTTCCAGCCGGCCTTCCACGCCGGCCGCCACATGGAACACGATCCGCTCCAGCGGATGACGATTCCCGACATCCTGTCCCTCATCGAAACGCAAACCGACGGGCTGTTCCGCAAAAGTGACTTCGTGCCTGTGCCCTGCTGCTTCCCGACCTGCAACTCAGTAACCTACGCCTTTGTCGAAAACGGCACGGTCACGCCGCTGCCGCGCGTCGTCAACGTGTATGACTATCTGGATTACATCACCAACAAGGTCATGCCGGACTACAGCGCCGAGATCAAAATTGCCCTCGAAGGCTTGTGGTCATCTTCGACGGCCCCCGGCACGGCCAAATCGGCCCGCGACCTTCAGATGTCATGTCAGGCCTGTGGCTTCGAGTCGCTGAGCATCGGCGAAATTGCCGACAAGATGAAGATGATCATGCTCCAGGACTTCATGGACCCCTACACCTTCAACCAGAAAAATCTCATGAAGTGCTGCAAGGAGTTCCTGCTGCCGGGCGGCAAACAGGTGCCCTTCTGCGCCTACAACACCATCGGCTATCGCCAGCAGGCGCGGGAACAGCTCGAAGCCCTGGAGTGGGAGCGCAAGCTGGCGCGCAAGGAAGGCAAACCCTTTCAGGTCCGCCCCATCACCTTTTCCTTTTCCGAGGAGCCAAAAGCATGA
- a CDS encoding class I SAM-dependent methyltransferase, producing the protein MSTVAETVAGESTAPEAVKSCCAQFYESDVVRFLFGESFHPGGLALTERLGQVLGLQAGARVLDVAAGRGTSALHLAETFGCEVVGVDFGAENVRLANEAAAARGLADRVRFVVGDAERLDVDADHFDAIVCECAYCTFPDKPQAAREFFRVLKPGGQVGLSDLTRRGPLAPELETLLAWVACIADAQPVETYTALLGAAGFAPGLVENHDAALADMVAGVRAKILGAELMVALKKLTLPDVDFPRAKQVTQSAAAAIERGELGYAIITAVKPS; encoded by the coding sequence ATGAGCACCGTCGCTGAAACCGTTGCCGGAGAGTCCACCGCCCCGGAGGCGGTCAAGTCCTGTTGTGCGCAGTTTTATGAAAGCGATGTGGTGCGCTTTCTGTTTGGCGAGTCCTTTCATCCGGGTGGGCTGGCGCTGACCGAACGGCTGGGGCAGGTGCTTGGACTTCAGGCCGGCGCCCGGGTGCTCGATGTCGCTGCCGGACGCGGCACAAGCGCCCTGCATCTGGCGGAAACCTTTGGCTGTGAGGTGGTTGGGGTGGACTTCGGTGCCGAAAACGTGCGCCTGGCCAACGAAGCCGCCGCCGCGCGCGGACTGGCCGACCGGGTCCGGTTTGTCGTCGGCGACGCCGAACGGCTCGACGTGGACGCCGACCATTTCGACGCCATCGTGTGTGAGTGCGCCTACTGCACCTTCCCGGACAAGCCCCAGGCGGCGCGGGAGTTTTTCCGCGTGCTGAAACCGGGCGGGCAGGTTGGCCTCAGCGATCTGACGCGGCGCGGGCCGCTGGCCCCGGAGCTGGAAACCCTGCTCGCCTGGGTGGCCTGCATTGCCGATGCGCAGCCGGTGGAAACCTACACGGCACTGCTTGGCGCGGCCGGGTTTGCGCCGGGACTCGTGGAAAACCACGACGCGGCGCTGGCCGACATGGTGGCTGGTGTCCGGGCGAAAATTCTGGGCGCGGAACTCATGGTGGCCCTGAAAAAGCTCACACTGCCGGATGTGGATTTCCCCAGGGCCAAGCAGGTCACACAAAGCGCCGCGGCGGCCATCGAGCGGGGGGAACTCGGCTACGCCATCATCACGGCGGTCAAGCCGTCCTGA